A genome region from Flavobacterium sp. CFS9 includes the following:
- a CDS encoding CoA transferase subunit A — MITKKVNNVQEAIEGIESGMTIMFGGFGLCGIPENTIAALVNTSISDLTCISNNAGVDDFGLGLLLQKKQIKKMISSYVGENAEFERQMLSGELEVELTPQGTLAERCRAAQAGIPAFFTPAGYGTEVAEGKEVREFNGKMHIMELAFKAEFAIVKAWKGDEAGNLIFKGTARNFNACMAGAGKITIAEVEELVPVGTLDPNQIHIPGIMVQRIFQGEKFEKRIEQRTVRQRA, encoded by the coding sequence ATGATTACAAAAAAAGTAAATAACGTTCAGGAAGCTATCGAAGGAATTGAAAGCGGAATGACTATAATGTTCGGAGGTTTCGGTTTATGCGGAATTCCTGAAAATACAATTGCAGCACTGGTAAATACTTCCATTTCAGATTTAACCTGTATTTCGAATAATGCGGGAGTAGATGATTTTGGTTTGGGATTGCTTTTGCAAAAGAAGCAAATTAAAAAAATGATTTCTTCTTATGTGGGAGAAAATGCTGAGTTTGAGCGTCAGATGCTTTCAGGAGAACTGGAAGTCGAATTGACTCCGCAAGGTACTTTAGCTGAACGTTGTCGTGCGGCACAAGCCGGAATTCCTGCATTCTTTACACCTGCAGGTTACGGAACTGAAGTTGCTGAAGGCAAAGAAGTACGTGAGTTCAATGGAAAGATGCACATCATGGAACTGGCTTTCAAAGCTGAGTTTGCTATTGTTAAAGCCTGGAAAGGTGATGAAGCAGGAAACCTGATTTTTAAAGGAACAGCCAGAAATTTTAATGCTTGTATGGCAGGTGCGGGTAAAATTACCATCGCCGAAGTGGAAGAATTAGTTCCCGTAGGAACATTAGATCCAAATCAAATACACATTCCGGGAATTATGGTGCAGCGCATTTTTCAGGGAGAAAAGTTTGAGAAAAGAATCGAGCAGAGAACGGTAAGACAACGAGCATAA
- a CDS encoding penicillin-binding protein 1A, with amino-acid sequence MAAKKNNQSNSVKDINYYKKKFWRIFAYSLLGVLAFFLFASWGLFGSMPSFEDLENPDSNLATEIISSDGVVIGKYFKTNRSQLKYSDLPKNLVDALVATEDARFYEHSGIDGRGTLRAAFSLGTNGGASTITQQLAKQLFHRGGSSFLPFRIVQKIKEWIIAIRLERQYTKNEILAMYCNVYDFGNYAVGVSSAAQTYFSKDPKDLTIDESAILVGMFNNSSLYNPLRNPVGVKNRRDVVLGQMVKAKMITQAQKEKYQALPIALKFKLESHREGTATYFREYLRDYMKKWVAENKKPDGTEYDIYKDGLKIYTTIDSRMQLHAEEAVSEHMKNMQEQFFIEMKTNKNAPFLNITQAETDRIMMQAMKNSTRWALMKEMDKSDEDIIASFKVKTKMRVFTWKGERDTVMTPLDSIRYFKHFLQSGLMAMEPQTGNIKAWVGGINYKYFQYDHVGQGARQVGSTFKPFVYATAIEQLNMSPCDSILDGPFMIHKGRHNVTADWEPRNSDNRYRGMVTLKQGLANSINTVSAKLIDRTGPEAVVELTHKLGVKTEIPAQPSIALGAVDITVEDMVAAYSTFANQGVYVKPQFLSRIENKSGEVIYEPIPESHDVLNKDIAFAVIKLLEGVTETGSGARLRTEGGGSGDNRWTGYPYVFRNPIAGKTGTTQNQSDGWFMGMVPNLVTGVWVGCEDRSARFKSLTYGQGATAALPIWGYFMKLCYADPGLQVSKSEFERPANLSIKVDCYSRPAVVKDTTQTEQNTDEFEL; translated from the coding sequence ATGGCTGCTAAGAAAAACAATCAATCCAATAGCGTTAAAGATATTAATTACTACAAAAAGAAGTTCTGGAGAATTTTTGCCTATAGTTTATTAGGAGTTCTTGCCTTCTTTTTATTTGCCTCATGGGGGTTATTCGGTTCAATGCCTTCTTTTGAAGATTTGGAGAATCCGGACTCTAATTTGGCCACCGAAATCATTTCGTCTGACGGAGTGGTAATCGGTAAATATTTCAAAACCAACAGGTCACAGCTTAAATATTCAGATTTGCCAAAAAATCTGGTAGATGCTTTGGTGGCAACTGAAGATGCCCGTTTTTACGAACATTCCGGAATTGATGGTAGAGGTACTTTACGTGCTGCTTTTTCTTTGGGGACAAATGGAGGAGCCAGTACCATAACACAGCAGTTGGCAAAACAGTTATTTCATCGTGGTGGATCAAGTTTTTTGCCTTTTAGAATAGTGCAAAAGATAAAAGAATGGATCATTGCTATTCGTTTGGAAAGACAATATACCAAAAATGAGATTTTAGCGATGTACTGCAACGTTTATGATTTCGGAAATTATGCTGTTGGGGTAAGTTCGGCAGCTCAGACTTATTTTTCCAAAGACCCTAAAGACTTAACAATTGACGAATCGGCAATTTTAGTTGGAATGTTTAACAATTCATCTCTTTATAACCCTTTGCGTAACCCTGTTGGGGTAAAAAACCGTCGTGATGTTGTACTGGGACAAATGGTAAAAGCCAAGATGATAACCCAGGCGCAAAAAGAGAAATATCAGGCACTTCCAATCGCTTTAAAATTTAAATTAGAAAGCCACCGTGAAGGAACCGCTACGTATTTTAGAGAGTACCTTCGTGATTACATGAAAAAATGGGTAGCTGAAAATAAAAAACCGGACGGTACTGAATACGACATTTACAAAGACGGTCTGAAAATTTACACTACCATCGATTCAAGAATGCAGTTGCACGCAGAAGAGGCAGTTTCGGAACATATGAAAAATATGCAGGAGCAATTTTTTATTGAGATGAAAACCAATAAAAATGCACCATTCTTAAATATTACTCAGGCGGAAACAGACCGTATCATGATGCAGGCGATGAAAAATTCGACGCGTTGGGCCCTTATGAAAGAAATGGACAAAAGCGACGAAGACATTATTGCTTCGTTTAAAGTGAAAACAAAGATGCGCGTATTTACCTGGAAAGGAGAGCGCGATACTGTAATGACACCACTTGATTCTATTCGTTATTTCAAACACTTCCTGCAATCTGGTTTAATGGCGATGGAACCTCAAACGGGAAACATTAAAGCATGGGTAGGTGGAATTAATTATAAATATTTCCAGTACGATCACGTAGGACAGGGAGCAAGACAGGTAGGATCTACGTTCAAACCGTTTGTTTATGCAACCGCTATCGAACAATTGAATATGTCTCCTTGCGACTCTATTCTGGACGGACCTTTTATGATTCACAAAGGGCGTCACAATGTTACTGCTGACTGGGAACCAAGAAACTCTGATAACAGATATCGCGGAATGGTAACGTTAAAACAAGGTCTTGCCAATTCGATCAATACCGTATCGGCTAAGTTAATTGACCGAACAGGTCCTGAAGCGGTAGTAGAGTTAACACACAAATTAGGGGTGAAAACTGAAATCCCTGCTCAGCCTTCTATTGCGCTTGGAGCGGTAGATATTACGGTTGAAGATATGGTAGCTGCATACAGTACATTTGCCAATCAGGGAGTATATGTAAAACCGCAATTTTTAAGCCGTATTGAGAACAAAAGCGGAGAGGTGATCTATGAACCTATTCCGGAATCTCATGACGTTTTAAACAAAGATATTGCCTTCGCCGTAATTAAATTATTGGAAGGAGTTACCGAAACCGGTTCAGGTGCACGTTTGCGTACAGAAGGAGGAGGAAGTGGTGACAATCGCTGGACAGGATATCCGTATGTATTCAGAAACCCGATTGCAGGTAAAACAGGAACCACTCAAAACCAGTCTGACGGTTGGTTTATGGGAATGGTACCAAATCTGGTAACAGGTGTCTGGGTAGGTTGTGAAGACCGTTCAGCACGTTTTAAAAGCTTGACGTACGGACAAGGAGCTACAGCAGCATTACCTATTTGGGGGTACTTCATGAAATTGTGTTACGCCGACCCGGGATTACAGGTTTCAAAATCGGAGTTTGAGCGTCCGGCAAACCTTTCGATAAAAGTAGATTGCTACAGCAGACCGGCAGTGGTAAAAGATACGACACAAACAGAACAAAATACAGACGAATTCGAACTGTAG
- a CDS encoding gliding motility lipoprotein GldH, producing MRIKSSGILLLSAILLFSCDKKRVFDEYKSVGSAWNKDSIVTFDLPVLDSTKRYNLFVNLRDNNNYPFNNLFLIVAIETPSGFTKVDTLEYQMANPDGSLMGNGFTDIKESKLFYKENVKFRGKYKVHIKQAVRESGKIPGVQALEGITDVGFRIEQKD from the coding sequence ATGAGAATAAAAAGTAGTGGAATTCTTCTTTTGTCAGCAATACTCCTTTTTTCGTGCGATAAAAAAAGAGTATTTGACGAATACAAATCTGTTGGAAGTGCCTGGAACAAAGACAGTATTGTAACCTTTGATTTGCCGGTTTTAGATTCTACAAAAAGATACAACCTGTTTGTAAATTTGAGAGACAACAACAATTATCCGTTTAATAATTTGTTTTTGATTGTAGCTATCGAAACACCAAGCGGTTTTACCAAAGTGGATACTCTGGAATATCAAATGGCAAATCCCGACGGTAGCCTGATGGGGAATGGCTTTACAGACATTAAAGAAAGTAAGCTGTTTTACAAAGAAAACGTAAAGTTTAGAGGAAAATACAAAGTACATATCAAACAAGCGGTCAGAGAATCGGGTAAAATTCCGGGAGTTCAGGCCTTAGAAGGTATTACAGACGTTGGTTTTAGAATAGAACAAAAAGATTAG
- a CDS encoding stage 0 sporulation family protein, with product MACTSCSTSDGGAPKGCKNNGTCGTDSCNKLTVFDWLANMSPSNGEAIFDCVEVRFKNGRKEFFRNSEKLTLSIGDIVATVASPGHDIGIVTLTGELVKIQMKKKGVNPESNEVPKIYRKASQKDIDIWSVARDREEPMKVRARELAIQHKLEMKISDIEFQGDGSKATFYYTANDRVDFRLLIKDFAKEFSTRVEMKQVGFRQEAARLGGIGSCGRELCCSTWLTDFRSVNTSAARYQQLSLNPQKLAGQCGKLKCCLNYELDTYMDALKDFPDYDTKLVTEKGDAICQKQDIFKGLMWFAYTNNFANWHVLKIDQVKEIIAENKQKNKVSSLEDFAIEVTSEPEKDFNNAMGQESLTRFDQPKRKKKPNRKRKPNAENAAVAAPNKPQQANNNNNTNKPAGGNPNKSNKPQIKKNQSNKPKNSNDKKPAEPRKPIIITKNENKK from the coding sequence ATGGCATGTACAAGTTGTTCAACCTCAGATGGTGGCGCACCAAAAGGTTGTAAAAATAATGGGACTTGCGGCACCGATAGCTGCAATAAATTGACGGTTTTTGACTGGCTCGCAAACATGAGTCCGTCTAATGGAGAGGCGATTTTTGATTGTGTTGAGGTTCGTTTTAAAAACGGACGCAAAGAATTTTTTAGAAATTCAGAAAAATTAACGTTAAGTATAGGTGATATTGTAGCCACTGTTGCTTCACCGGGACATGATATTGGAATTGTAACCTTGACAGGCGAATTGGTAAAAATTCAAATGAAGAAAAAAGGAGTAAATCCTGAAAGTAATGAAGTTCCTAAAATTTACAGAAAAGCGTCTCAGAAAGATATTGATATCTGGTCTGTAGCACGTGATCGTGAAGAACCCATGAAAGTTCGTGCACGTGAATTGGCGATTCAGCATAAACTGGAAATGAAAATTTCGGATATTGAATTTCAGGGAGACGGATCAAAAGCGACGTTTTATTACACGGCAAACGACAGAGTCGATTTTAGACTTTTGATTAAAGATTTTGCCAAAGAATTCAGTACCAGAGTCGAAATGAAACAAGTTGGTTTCCGTCAGGAGGCAGCCCGTTTGGGAGGAATTGGTTCTTGCGGACGTGAACTTTGCTGTTCCACCTGGTTAACCGATTTTAGAAGTGTGAATACTTCGGCAGCACGTTACCAACAGCTTTCACTAAATCCGCAAAAATTGGCCGGACAATGTGGAAAACTGAAATGCTGTCTGAACTATGAGCTAGATACTTACATGGATGCGCTAAAAGACTTTCCGGATTACGATACTAAATTGGTAACCGAAAAAGGAGATGCGATTTGCCAGAAACAAGATATTTTTAAAGGTCTGATGTGGTTTGCATATACCAATAATTTTGCGAACTGGCATGTTTTAAAAATCGATCAGGTAAAAGAAATTATTGCCGAAAACAAACAAAAGAACAAAGTTTCTTCACTGGAAGATTTTGCTATTGAGGTAACTTCAGAACCTGAAAAAGACTTTAACAATGCAATGGGGCAGGAGAGTTTAACCCGTTTCGATCAGCCAAAAAGAAAGAAAAAGCCAAATCGCAAACGCAAACCAAATGCTGAGAATGCAGCTGTGGCAGCTCCGAACAAACCGCAGCAAGCTAATAATAATAACAATACAAACAAGCCGGCCGGTGGTAATCCGAATAAATCGAATAAACCACAAATCAAGAAGAATCAATCGAATAAGCCCAAAAATTCGAACGATAAAAAGCCAGCCGAGCCAAGAAAACCTATAATTATTACTAAAAATGAGAATAAAAAGTAG
- a CDS encoding T9SS type B sorting domain-containing protein, with protein MSFYTSINGFHLLKRKTDSTKKVNFVKTIVVFTLIILSSLVNGQCTVQTINADFEYPAFTQGLEFINQNQLPASLLGWRTTATDDIIEFWANGNEGKYAYSGRQFVELNAYQFSGLYQDYDTSTTTYFNYSFAHMGRLGVDKMALKAGPPGGPYTTIMTASTGTAWKLYTGTYQIPKGLNKIRFIFEAISTSTGDPTVGNFLDAVNFTASIAPPSATDQTICNGTTATLTATGIPNATFYWYDATGKNLLYEGPVFTTPVLTTDTSYKLKEKDPVSTCESNFVDVTVKIDNLANPLTLTLTGNGQNEITANASGGKPAYQYSINGGSNGPSNKFTIDKSGTYTATVTDANGCSTTVTKYFEYIPKKDIAIPVAPGTTICYKTTATLTATGVPNATFYWYDATGTNLLYEGSVFTTPVLTADTTYKLKQKDSVSNTESDFLNVEVKISNLTNPLTLTLTEGEQNEIVAIASGGTSKYEYSLNGSLSGQSNRFIITESGLYTVTVTDENGCTASTSKYFEYAIKNDICILNYFTPNGDGINDEWAPGCLGNNKNLTYTIFDRYGRTITTRNYDQKWDGRYNGAELPSGDYWYEIILNAPKDNRRLRGHFTLYR; from the coding sequence ATGTCTTTTTATACCTCTATCAACGGATTCCATTTACTAAAACGAAAAACGGATTCAACAAAGAAGGTTAATTTTGTAAAAACGATTGTAGTTTTTACTCTAATTATATTGTCTTCTTTAGTAAATGGTCAATGTACGGTTCAAACCATAAACGCAGATTTTGAATACCCTGCTTTCACTCAAGGTCTTGAATTTATCAACCAAAACCAACTTCCAGCTTCTTTGCTTGGTTGGAGAACGACAGCTACTGATGACATCATAGAGTTTTGGGCTAATGGCAATGAGGGGAAATACGCATACAGTGGAAGACAATTTGTAGAACTTAACGCCTATCAGTTTTCAGGTTTGTATCAAGACTATGATACCTCAACCACAACATACTTTAATTACTCGTTTGCTCATATGGGTAGACTTGGTGTTGATAAAATGGCACTAAAAGCAGGCCCTCCCGGAGGTCCTTATACTACTATTATGACAGCCTCAACAGGTACGGCATGGAAATTATACACCGGCACTTATCAGATTCCAAAAGGTCTCAACAAAATCCGTTTTATTTTCGAAGCGATATCAACTTCAACCGGAGACCCAACAGTTGGTAATTTTCTGGATGCTGTAAATTTTACCGCCTCTATTGCTCCTCCCTCAGCAACTGACCAAACAATATGTAACGGAACAACCGCCACACTTACAGCAACCGGAATTCCTAATGCAACTTTTTACTGGTATGATGCTACAGGGAAAAATCTGCTTTATGAAGGACCTGTATTTACGACTCCTGTTCTGACAACTGATACCAGTTATAAGCTGAAAGAAAAAGATCCTGTTTCTACTTGTGAAAGCAATTTTGTAGATGTTACTGTCAAAATAGACAATCTGGCAAACCCACTAACTTTAACGCTAACAGGAAATGGCCAAAACGAGATCACAGCAAACGCAAGCGGAGGAAAACCAGCATATCAATATTCCATAAACGGAGGCTCTAATGGACCCTCCAACAAATTCACCATTGATAAATCCGGCACGTATACGGCTACGGTTACAGATGCAAATGGATGCAGTACGACCGTTACAAAGTATTTTGAATACATTCCTAAAAAAGACATTGCAATTCCAGTTGCACCTGGCACGACAATATGTTATAAAACAACCGCTACCCTTACCGCTACAGGAGTTCCTAATGCAACTTTTTACTGGTACGATGCTACCGGGACAAATCTACTTTATGAAGGTTCTGTATTCACAACTCCTGTCCTGACCGCTGACACAACTTATAAGCTTAAGCAAAAGGATAGCGTTTCTAATACAGAAAGTGACTTTCTGAATGTTGAAGTAAAAATAAGTAACCTGACAAATCCACTAACTTTAACCTTAACAGAAGGCGAACAAAATGAAATTGTAGCTATAGCAAGTGGAGGAACTTCAAAATATGAATATTCTTTAAATGGAAGTCTCAGTGGTCAATCCAACAGATTTATCATTACCGAATCCGGCCTCTATACCGTTACCGTTACCGATGAAAATGGATGTACTGCCTCCACTTCGAAATATTTTGAATACGCTATTAAAAACGACATTTGCATCCTCAATTATTTCACCCCAAACGGTGACGGCATAAACGACGAATGGGCTCCGGGCTGCTTAGGCAACAACAAAAACCTAACCTATACTATTTTTGACCGATACGGGCGCACCATTACAACCAGAAATTACGATCAGAAATGGGACGGAAGATACAATGGTGCTGAACTGCCTTCTGGTGATTATTGGTACGAAATAATTCTAAATGCCCCAAAAGACAATAGAAGACTTCGCGGTCATTTTACGCTTTACAGATAA
- a CDS encoding rhodanese-related sulfurtransferase, which translates to MQLYNTLSAEERAIMIDDAGQQRLTLSFYAYAKIEDPKKFRDDLFIAWNKLDALGRIYVANEGINAQMSIPAENLEAFRATLEVYDFMKGIRLNEAVEHDDHSFLKLTIKVRHKIVADGLNDETFDVTNIGVHLKAKEFNEILDDPNTIVVDFRNHYESEVGHFKNAITPDVETFRESLPIINEQLQNHKEDKNLVMYCTGGIRCEKASAYFKHQGFKNVYQLEGGIINYAKQIEEEGLESKFIGKNFVFDNRLGERITEDIISQCHQCGKPCDNHTNCENDGCHLLFIQCDECKAAMENCCSTECLEVIHMPLVDQVRLRSGKQVGNKVFRKGKSENLKFKHSGDLPNTALAAAEKPVDIRQKVKVKKVLLGKAEHYYVKAQVAQFTIENQELNSGDTILISGPTTGNQELVLERLIVNGAETSTAKIGDKVTFEVPFRIRLSDKLYKIIN; encoded by the coding sequence ATGCAACTGTATAACACTTTGAGCGCAGAAGAGAGAGCCATCATGATCGATGATGCAGGTCAACAGCGATTAACGCTGTCTTTCTATGCGTATGCCAAAATTGAAGATCCCAAAAAATTTCGCGACGATTTATTTATTGCCTGGAACAAACTTGATGCTCTGGGACGAATTTATGTGGCTAACGAAGGTATTAATGCTCAAATGAGTATTCCTGCCGAAAATTTGGAGGCTTTTAGAGCAACTCTGGAAGTATACGATTTCATGAAAGGCATTCGTTTGAACGAAGCTGTAGAACATGACGATCATTCCTTTTTAAAACTAACGATCAAAGTTCGTCACAAAATTGTTGCTGACGGTTTGAATGATGAAACTTTTGATGTAACCAATATTGGGGTGCACCTGAAAGCGAAAGAATTCAATGAAATTCTTGACGACCCAAATACTATAGTAGTTGATTTTAGAAATCACTACGAAAGTGAAGTAGGACACTTTAAAAATGCCATTACTCCCGATGTTGAAACTTTTAGAGAAAGTTTGCCAATCATCAACGAACAGCTTCAAAATCATAAAGAAGATAAAAACCTTGTAATGTATTGTACCGGAGGAATCCGTTGCGAAAAAGCAAGTGCCTATTTTAAGCACCAGGGTTTTAAAAATGTTTATCAATTAGAAGGAGGTATCATCAATTACGCCAAACAAATTGAGGAAGAAGGTCTGGAAAGCAAATTCATAGGTAAAAACTTTGTGTTTGATAATCGTTTAGGGGAGAGAATTACAGAAGATATTATTTCGCAATGTCACCAATGCGGAAAGCCATGTGACAATCATACCAATTGTGAAAACGATGGCTGTCATTTATTGTTCATTCAGTGTGATGAATGTAAAGCGGCAATGGAAAACTGCTGTTCAACAGAATGTCTGGAGGTAATACATATGCCGTTGGTAGATCAGGTGCGATTGAGAAGCGGAAAACAAGTTGGAAACAAAGTATTCCGAAAAGGAAAGTCAGAAAACTTAAAATTCAAACATTCGGGAGATTTGCCTAATACTGCTTTGGCTGCGGCAGAAAAACCTGTGGATATTCGTCAGAAAGTAAAAGTAAAAAAAGTACTTCTTGGAAAAGCGGAACATTATTATGTAAAAGCACAGGTAGCGCAATTTACGATTGAAAATCAGGAGTTAAACAGTGGTGATACAATCTTAATTTCAGGACCAACCACCGGTAATCAGGAATTGGTTTTAGAAAGACTGATTGTGAACGGAGCTGAAACTTCTACCGCTAAAATTGGTGATAAAGTTACTTTTGAAGTTCCTTTCCGTATCCGTTTGTCTGATAAATTATATAAAATCATAAACTAA
- a CDS encoding efflux RND transporter periplasmic adaptor subunit produces the protein MNKIYPSAILLLFFLSACKKETPPPPKPLEISILSVLNQDVNVESEYTGQTYGQSDIQINPRVDGIIMSQNFKEGGFVTKGQVLYTIDPLPYKAKVDEAEGSLAKSQASLAKTKADLDMIAPLAKINAVSQRELISAKSAYSASQAQIRASQASLENSKIELGYCRILAPISGLIGISKVRVGDYVRPGALSVLNTISDLGDVRVRFTMSEQEFLRLFREFSKPNSPLKGSGATVSLKLSDGSTYPETGKVSFTDRQIDPSTGAITFEAAFSNPDKLLRPGQYVKIGLLTDVRKDAIVIPQRAVIEVQGIYQVYVLGKDNKVNMQIVKPGPAVKDGYVIEDGLKPGDKIAMGGTSLLKNGSVITPKVIQWQLGQTQAAATK, from the coding sequence ATGAACAAAATTTACCCTTCTGCAATCCTGTTACTTTTCTTTCTTTCAGCCTGTAAAAAAGAAACTCCGCCACCACCCAAACCTCTTGAAATTTCGATCCTCAGTGTTTTGAATCAGGATGTAAATGTAGAATCAGAATACACCGGACAGACCTATGGTCAGTCAGACATTCAGATAAATCCTCGTGTTGACGGTATTATTATGAGTCAAAATTTTAAAGAAGGGGGTTTTGTTACCAAAGGGCAAGTGTTGTATACTATTGATCCACTGCCTTATAAAGCCAAAGTAGACGAAGCTGAAGGGTCATTAGCTAAATCACAGGCGAGTCTGGCGAAAACCAAAGCCGATCTCGATATGATTGCGCCACTAGCCAAAATAAATGCAGTTAGTCAAAGAGAATTAATTTCGGCTAAATCAGCCTATAGTGCTTCTCAGGCGCAAATTAGAGCCTCGCAGGCCTCTCTGGAAAATTCAAAGATCGAACTGGGCTACTGTCGAATCTTGGCACCAATTTCAGGTTTAATCGGAATATCAAAAGTCAGAGTAGGCGATTATGTAAGACCCGGTGCGCTATCTGTTCTAAATACGATCTCTGATTTAGGTGATGTCAGGGTTCGATTTACGATGAGCGAGCAGGAATTTCTTCGTTTGTTTAGGGAATTCAGCAAACCCAATTCTCCTTTAAAAGGTTCCGGTGCTACAGTTTCTCTAAAATTATCCGATGGTTCGACTTATCCTGAAACGGGTAAAGTCAGTTTTACCGACAGACAGATTGATCCTTCTACAGGTGCCATAACATTTGAAGCGGCGTTTTCAAATCCTGATAAATTATTACGACCGGGACAATATGTAAAAATCGGATTGCTTACAGACGTTCGTAAAGATGCAATCGTGATTCCACAGCGCGCTGTTATTGAAGTACAGGGTATTTATCAGGTTTATGTATTAGGCAAAGACAATAAAGTCAACATGCAAATCGTAAAACCGGGACCGGCTGTAAAAGATGGTTATGTTATTGAAGATGGCTTAAAACCAGGAGACAAAATAGCCATGGGAGGTACCTCATTATTAAAAAATGGAAGTGTTATCACACCAAAAGTAATTCAATGGCAATTGGGTCAAACACAAGCTGCAGCAACTAAATAA